A single genomic interval of Deltaproteobacteria bacterium harbors:
- a CDS encoding enoyl-CoA hydratase/isomerase family protein yields MRVDERDQVAILRLEAGKANAMGPDFLLGVGRLLDEAEPRDPRAYVLVGYEKFFCAGLDLPALLPLDRPSLGEFMDLFAETMLRVFALPRPVIAAVNGHAIAGGCVLALQADERLMAEEVGKIGLTEVPLGLGLPAEVVETLRAQVPPSSLGPVALEGRTFSAREALALGLVHAAVPSAELLDRAMARAQALAALPSPAFAQVKAALRRPVLETVTRVQRQEAKRWLDTWFSRPTQELLHAAVARLKK; encoded by the coding sequence ATGCGCGTCGACGAACGAGATCAGGTGGCCATCTTGCGCCTCGAGGCAGGCAAGGCCAACGCCATGGGCCCCGACTTCTTGCTCGGCGTCGGGCGCCTGCTCGACGAGGCGGAGCCGCGCGACCCGCGGGCCTACGTCCTCGTGGGGTACGAGAAGTTCTTCTGCGCCGGACTCGACCTCCCCGCGCTCCTCCCGCTCGATCGCCCGAGCCTCGGGGAGTTCATGGACCTCTTCGCCGAGACGATGCTGCGCGTCTTCGCGCTCCCGCGCCCGGTGATCGCCGCGGTGAACGGCCACGCCATCGCCGGCGGCTGCGTGCTCGCGCTGCAGGCGGACGAGCGCCTCATGGCGGAGGAGGTGGGGAAGATCGGCCTGACCGAGGTGCCGCTCGGGCTCGGCCTCCCCGCGGAGGTGGTTGAGACCCTCCGCGCCCAGGTCCCTCCGTCGAGCCTCGGGCCGGTGGCCCTCGAGGGACGCACCTTCTCGGCGCGGGAGGCGCTGGCACTCGGGCTCGTCCACGCCGCGGTCCCCTCGGCGGAGCTCCTCGACCGGGCCATGGCGCGCGCGCAGGCGCTCGCCGCCCTTCCCTCCCCGGCGTTCGCGCAGGTGAAGGCCGCCCTGCGCCGCCCGGTGCTGGAGACGGTCACGCGCGTGCAGCGTCAGGAGGCCAAGCGCTGGCTCGACACCTGGTTCTCGCGGCCGACGCAGGAGCTTCTGCACGCGGCCGTGGCTCGCCTCAAGAAGTAG
- a CDS encoding 2-hydroxychromene-2-carboxylate isomerase, with protein MAQSFDFYYDFESPFAYLAATQLPALCDRTGAVCRYRPIFLAGLMKATGNRPPGEVPNKGRYLMQELQLWRKAFDVPLEWPVHFPLGELRPIRAAVYAFGESERAGVAFTQALYRAHWGERKDARSDAVVQAAAEAAGLDFAALQAAVQDPALKERLKAETEEAGGRGAFGVPTFFVGEQMLWGVDKLPWLEALLLGKPLTLPRCG; from the coding sequence ATGGCCCAGAGCTTCGACTTCTACTACGACTTCGAGAGCCCCTTCGCCTACCTGGCCGCGACGCAGCTGCCGGCGCTCTGCGACCGGACGGGCGCGGTCTGCCGCTATAGGCCGATCTTCCTCGCCGGGCTGATGAAGGCCACGGGCAACCGCCCTCCCGGAGAGGTGCCGAACAAGGGGCGATACCTGATGCAGGAGCTGCAGCTCTGGCGGAAGGCCTTCGACGTGCCGCTGGAGTGGCCGGTGCACTTCCCCCTCGGGGAGCTGCGGCCTATCCGCGCGGCGGTCTACGCCTTCGGCGAGAGCGAACGCGCGGGGGTCGCCTTCACGCAGGCGCTGTATCGCGCGCACTGGGGGGAGCGGAAAGATGCCCGCAGCGATGCGGTGGTGCAGGCCGCGGCCGAGGCGGCCGGCCTCGACTTCGCGGCGCTGCAGGCCGCCGTCCAGGACCCCGCCCTCAAGGAACGCCTCAAGGCCGAGACCGAGGAGGCGGGGGGACGCGGGGCCTTCGGGGTCCCCACCTTCTTCGTGGGAGAGCAGATGCTCTGGGGGGTGGACAAGCTCCCCTGGCTCGAGGCGCTCCTCCTCGGCAAGCCCCTCACCTTGCCACGGTGCGGTTGA
- a CDS encoding BolA/IbaG family iron-sulfur metabolism protein — translation MTAHPTDFQGSVEEALLTAIENALPGAHAEVRGSGGHFSLVVVSPVFEGKAMLDSHRLVYSAIAPLMSGDRAPVHAIDSLITRAR, via the coding sequence ATGACAGCACATCCGACCGATTTCCAAGGTTCCGTGGAAGAGGCCCTGCTCACCGCCATCGAGAACGCCCTCCCGGGGGCGCACGCGGAGGTTCGCGGCAGCGGCGGGCACTTCAGCCTGGTCGTCGTCTCGCCCGTCTTCGAGGGGAAGGCGATGCTCGACAGCCACCGGCTGGTCTACTCGGCGATCGCGCCGCTGATGTCGGGCGACCGGGCCCCCGTGCACGCCATCGACAGCCTGATCACGCGAGCCCGCTAG
- a CDS encoding CDGSH iron-sulfur domain-containing protein: protein MADPTIAEKSPAILELEPGTYWWCRCGRSASQPFCDGSHKGSEFEPLELTLDAKRKVALCRCKHTAKAPYCDGTHKRL from the coding sequence GTGGCCGATCCGACCATCGCCGAGAAGTCCCCCGCGATTCTCGAGCTGGAGCCCGGCACCTACTGGTGGTGCCGATGCGGCCGCTCGGCCAGCCAGCCCTTCTGCGACGGGAGCCACAAGGGGTCGGAGTTCGAGCCGCTCGAGCTGACGCTGGACGCGAAGCGGAAGGTGGCCCTCTGCCGGTGCAAGCACACGGCCAAGGCTCCGTACTGCGACGGGACCCACAAGCGGCTGTGA
- a CDS encoding GHKL domain-containing protein translates to MRELIRLRAVWATLIVLGVLLTARFVTQARLESEILGALGARLHAAHAGDVRALRLWADQQKELARLQAAEPVARRAVLELIAQGRAGASPEALRRSAAQLELRRTLGAVVRGLGYLGFVVSDASGRTVGALFDSPLGQRSLAGYPELVPRALRDGAAITPPALSEIPLPEPGTRDWTRRTQLLVAAPVRDEKGRPVAVLAFRLSPDRALGKVFEPARWGESGESYGFDRAGRMLGRSRFEETLRSAGLLGREAGGTRTSQGVALRDPGGELAAGHRPAGSPSSWPLTRAVEAGTAGRDGLDVKGYRDYRGATVVGAWSWLPELGFGAVTEMDLAEVRRPLRQLSQTFVVVIPVLLLMALLGMRLELRARRRAAEVLDLFDHAVVGALQIREDGRVTRLNAMARQILGCPPGPRRPDPFPTFLEEPTGWADVVARVRVGERVSDLPVELRGRDGQQRTVLLDASGRFHFGRLAEVRVFLRDVTEARKAERELQRLHGELLDASRQAGMAEVATSVLHNVGNVLNSANVSGQLLHRGLKELRHEGVGKAATLLRTHEERITSALPELPQLSSVPTYLAALGAHLAGERTRLLDEARRLLEHLDHLRHVVSLQQSYAKNLGVKEFVALKDVVEASVELNVEAFQQASVTVERAYDELPPQLLDRHRVMQILVNLLRNAGQAMEQCPAEARVVRVRVEKNGEPQVKVHVIDRGIGMSAEALARVFEFGFTTKKTGHGFGLHSCANLAREMGGRLSCHSEGQGKGATFTLELPFQQS, encoded by the coding sequence ATGCGCGAGCTGATCCGGTTGAGGGCCGTCTGGGCCACGCTGATCGTGCTCGGGGTGCTGCTCACGGCCCGCTTCGTGACCCAGGCGCGGCTGGAGAGCGAGATCCTCGGGGCTCTCGGTGCGCGGCTCCACGCGGCGCACGCCGGCGACGTGCGCGCGCTTCGCCTGTGGGCCGATCAGCAGAAGGAGCTGGCCCGGCTCCAGGCCGCGGAGCCCGTGGCCCGGCGGGCCGTGCTGGAGCTCATCGCGCAGGGGCGGGCCGGAGCCAGCCCGGAGGCGCTTCGCCGCAGCGCCGCTCAGCTAGAGCTGCGGCGGACCCTCGGGGCCGTCGTCAGGGGGCTCGGGTATCTCGGGTTCGTGGTCAGCGACGCGAGCGGGCGCACGGTGGGGGCGCTCTTCGATTCGCCCCTCGGGCAGCGGAGCCTCGCGGGCTACCCGGAGCTCGTGCCGCGAGCGCTGCGCGATGGGGCCGCGATCACCCCCCCCGCGCTCTCCGAGATCCCGCTGCCGGAGCCGGGCACCCGCGACTGGACGCGCCGCACGCAGCTTCTCGTCGCCGCCCCGGTGCGCGACGAGAAAGGCCGCCCCGTGGCGGTGCTCGCGTTTCGCCTCTCCCCCGACCGCGCGCTCGGCAAGGTCTTCGAACCCGCCCGCTGGGGGGAATCCGGCGAGAGCTACGGCTTCGATCGCGCCGGCCGGATGCTTGGCCGCAGCCGCTTCGAGGAGACGCTGCGGAGTGCGGGTCTCCTCGGGCGCGAAGCCGGCGGGACCCGGACCAGTCAAGGTGTTGCGCTGCGGGACCCGGGCGGGGAGCTCGCGGCGGGGCACCGGCCCGCGGGATCGCCGTCGAGCTGGCCCCTGACCCGCGCCGTGGAGGCGGGTACCGCCGGCCGCGACGGACTGGACGTCAAGGGGTATCGCGACTACCGGGGCGCCACGGTGGTCGGGGCCTGGAGCTGGCTCCCCGAGCTCGGCTTCGGCGCCGTCACCGAGATGGACCTCGCGGAGGTGCGTCGCCCGCTCCGGCAGCTCTCGCAGACCTTCGTGGTGGTCATTCCCGTGCTGCTCCTCATGGCGCTCCTCGGCATGCGTCTCGAGCTCCGGGCGCGCCGGCGCGCTGCCGAGGTGCTGGACCTCTTCGACCACGCGGTCGTCGGCGCCCTGCAGATCCGGGAGGACGGCCGCGTCACGCGGCTGAACGCGATGGCCCGGCAAATCCTCGGTTGTCCCCCCGGGCCGCGGCGTCCGGACCCCTTCCCGACGTTTCTCGAGGAGCCGACGGGGTGGGCGGACGTGGTGGCGCGCGTGCGCGTCGGTGAACGCGTGAGCGATCTGCCGGTCGAGCTCCGGGGGCGGGATGGCCAGCAGCGGACCGTGCTGCTCGACGCGAGCGGCCGTTTCCACTTCGGGCGGCTCGCGGAGGTCCGCGTCTTCCTCCGGGACGTGACGGAGGCGCGCAAGGCGGAGCGCGAGCTCCAGCGACTTCACGGCGAGCTCCTCGACGCCTCGCGGCAGGCGGGAATGGCCGAGGTGGCCACGAGCGTCCTCCACAACGTGGGCAACGTCCTCAACAGCGCGAACGTCTCCGGACAGCTCCTGCACCGCGGCCTCAAGGAGCTGCGGCACGAAGGCGTGGGCAAGGCGGCGACGCTGCTCAGGACCCACGAGGAGAGGATCACCTCCGCGCTGCCCGAGCTACCCCAGCTCAGCTCCGTGCCCACCTATCTGGCGGCCCTGGGCGCACACCTCGCCGGCGAGCGAACCCGCCTGCTCGACGAAGCGCGGCGTCTGCTCGAGCACCTGGATCATCTGCGCCACGTGGTGAGCCTGCAGCAGAGCTACGCCAAGAACCTGGGGGTCAAGGAGTTCGTGGCGCTGAAGGACGTGGTCGAGGCGTCGGTGGAGCTCAACGTGGAGGCCTTCCAGCAGGCCTCGGTGACCGTCGAGCGCGCGTACGACGAGCTTCCCCCTCAGCTCCTCGACCGGCACCGCGTGATGCAGATCCTCGTGAACCTCCTCCGCAACGCCGGCCAGGCGATGGAGCAGTGTCCGGCCGAGGCGCGGGTGGTTCGGGTGCGCGTCGAGAAGAACGGCGAGCCCCAGGTGAAGGTGCACGTGATCGACCGCGGAATCGGGATGAGCGCCGAGGCGCTCGCGCGTGTCTTCGAGTTTGGCTTCACGACCAAGAAGACGGGCCACGGCTTCGGGCTGCACTCCTGCGCGAACCTCGCGCGGGAGATGGGGGGCCGGCTCTCCTGCCACAGCGAGGGCCAGGGCAAGGGCGCGACCTTCACGCTCGAGCTGCCGTTTCAGCAGAGCTGA
- the lepB gene encoding signal peptidase I encodes MPRRSIFERLAARLRRTSSTEPRRPTGWKHQARSLGGVLLVCLLFRAFIAEAHVIPSGSMIPTLEVGDRLYVNKLVYGLNVPFLDYKLVDGRAPRRGEVITFSHPREPGKILIKRVVAVSGDTVELRAQVLVVNGRSVPRRRLAEPCPPSVDSARAGTCAVYLEELGRERYRVLEQEPDNPNADLPPRRVPEGHLFVLGDNRDDSDDSRFWGTVPQANVKGRAFVIFWSSGGGQGVRWRRFFTTVH; translated from the coding sequence ATGCCGCGACGATCGATCTTCGAAAGGCTGGCCGCGCGTCTTCGCCGCACGAGCTCCACGGAGCCGCGCCGCCCGACCGGCTGGAAGCACCAAGCCCGCTCCCTCGGGGGAGTCCTGCTGGTGTGCTTGCTCTTTCGCGCCTTCATCGCCGAGGCGCACGTCATCCCGAGCGGCAGCATGATCCCCACGCTCGAGGTGGGAGACCGGCTCTACGTGAACAAGCTGGTCTACGGCCTGAACGTGCCCTTCCTCGACTACAAGCTCGTGGACGGGCGCGCTCCGCGCCGCGGTGAGGTCATCACCTTCAGCCATCCGAGGGAACCGGGGAAGATCCTCATCAAGCGCGTGGTGGCGGTCTCCGGAGACACCGTGGAGCTTCGCGCGCAGGTGCTTGTAGTGAACGGCCGGTCCGTGCCCCGGCGCCGGCTCGCCGAGCCGTGCCCGCCCTCGGTCGACAGCGCTCGCGCCGGAACGTGCGCCGTCTACCTCGAGGAGCTCGGTCGGGAGCGCTATCGCGTGCTCGAGCAGGAGCCGGACAACCCGAACGCAGACCTGCCGCCGCGGCGCGTGCCAGAGGGGCACCTCTTCGTGCTCGGGGACAACCGGGACGACAGCGACGACAGCCGCTTCTGGGGGACCGTGCCGCAGGCCAACGTGAAAGGACGCGCCTTCGTGATCTTCTGGTCGAGCGGCGGCGGGCAGGGAGTGCGCTGGCGGCGCTTCTTCACCACGGTGCACTGA
- a CDS encoding glycosyltransferase family 2 protein: protein MAEPARTLLLHLERVLFDPDASDSPRARPGAQSLLDRLASTSVVLLCDGAESEARERLAAAGLRPPPGCLGPLSLAGLDRSGVADQLAHFGVAREAQVFVASGSPEGLARLSPGPDCEAASETPPVVAVGLRDRAEEAQALEAAGAWFVASDLLELGDLLLAPRRATNLSFVLLAYNEAASIAEAIRDVRRFCAVYAGRYELVVIDDGSTDDTGARALAEGRGDLRVIRHDTNQGMGAGLRDGFRAARGDYLVPLPADRQVRPQSLVRFLPHLGPSRVVVSRYLVPHSGPDRALMTAVFRLIRRHLGGLRVDFAGAYVFHRRWVEAIDLGTLRSETFVFSFELLERLRQAGCAFHEVPIYPFLREHGQSREAALRRILRVAEEVLRYRWRTIVE, encoded by the coding sequence ATGGCCGAGCCCGCTCGCACGCTGCTCCTCCACCTCGAACGCGTCCTGTTCGATCCGGACGCCAGCGACTCGCCGCGCGCGCGACCCGGGGCGCAGTCTCTCCTCGATCGACTAGCCAGCACGTCCGTCGTCCTGCTCTGCGACGGGGCGGAGAGCGAGGCACGCGAGCGCCTGGCGGCCGCCGGCTTGCGGCCTCCTCCGGGCTGCCTCGGCCCCCTCTCCCTCGCGGGGCTCGACCGGTCCGGCGTGGCCGACCAGCTCGCCCACTTCGGCGTCGCGCGCGAGGCCCAGGTGTTCGTGGCGAGCGGCTCGCCCGAGGGGCTCGCGCGGCTGTCGCCGGGGCCGGATTGCGAGGCCGCGAGCGAGACGCCGCCGGTCGTGGCCGTGGGGCTGCGGGATCGGGCCGAGGAGGCGCAGGCGCTCGAGGCCGCCGGCGCGTGGTTCGTGGCCAGCGACCTCCTCGAGCTCGGCGATCTGCTCCTCGCGCCCCGGCGCGCGACGAACCTCTCCTTCGTCCTGCTCGCCTACAACGAGGCCGCCTCGATCGCCGAGGCGATCCGCGACGTGCGCCGCTTTTGCGCCGTCTACGCGGGGCGCTACGAGCTCGTCGTCATCGACGACGGCAGCACGGACGACACGGGAGCCCGGGCGCTCGCCGAGGGGCGGGGAGACCTGCGCGTGATCCGGCACGACACCAACCAGGGAATGGGAGCGGGGTTGCGCGACGGCTTCCGCGCGGCCCGCGGCGACTACCTCGTGCCGCTTCCGGCGGACCGACAGGTGAGGCCTCAGTCGCTCGTGCGCTTCCTGCCGCACCTCGGGCCGAGCCGCGTGGTGGTGAGCCGCTACCTCGTGCCGCACTCGGGGCCCGACCGCGCTCTCATGACGGCGGTCTTTCGCCTCATCCGCCGCCACCTCGGTGGCCTGCGCGTGGACTTCGCCGGCGCCTACGTCTTTCACCGGAGGTGGGTGGAGGCGATCGACCTCGGGACGCTTCGCTCGGAGACCTTCGTCTTCAGCTTCGAGCTGCTCGAGCGACTGCGGCAGGCCGGCTGCGCCTTCCACGAGGTGCCGATCTACCCCTTCTTGCGCGAGCACGGGCAGAGCCGCGAGGCCGCGTTGCGCCGCATCCTGCGCGTGGCGGAAGAGGTGCTGCGCTACCGCTGGCGCACGATCGTGGAGTGA
- a CDS encoding peptidylprolyl isomerase produces MTIDAKKKYTATIETSAGTMTAELFPEDAPMTVNNFVFLAREGFYEGAIFHRVIPGFMIQGGDPTGTGTGGPGYKFKDEPVTRRYLRGTLAMANAGPDTNGSQFFVMHQDYRLPPNYTIFGKLLDGEPVVDTIATAPKGAQDRPTNPVQIRRVTVTEA; encoded by the coding sequence ATGACGATCGACGCGAAGAAGAAGTACACCGCCACCATCGAGACCAGCGCTGGGACCATGACCGCGGAGCTCTTCCCCGAAGACGCTCCGATGACGGTGAACAACTTCGTCTTCCTCGCCCGCGAAGGGTTCTACGAGGGCGCGATCTTCCACCGCGTGATCCCCGGCTTCATGATCCAGGGGGGCGATCCCACCGGAACCGGAACCGGCGGACCCGGCTACAAGTTCAAGGACGAGCCGGTCACCCGGCGGTACCTGCGCGGCACCCTGGCCATGGCCAACGCGGGGCCCGACACCAACGGCAGCCAGTTCTTCGTGATGCACCAGGACTATCGTCTGCCCCCGAATTACACGATTTTTGGCAAGCTCCTCGACGGAGAGCCCGTGGTGGACACGATCGCCACGGCCCCGAAAGGAGCCCAGGATCGCCCCACGAACCCGGTCCAGATCCGGCGCGTGACGGTGACCGAGGCCTGA
- a CDS encoding cold-shock protein, which yields MEKGTVKWFNDSKGFGFITRENGPDVFVHHSAIQADGFRTLAEGEQVEFELVKGPKGFQASNVRRV from the coding sequence GTGGAAAAGGGTACCGTGAAGTGGTTTAACGACTCCAAGGGGTTTGGCTTCATCACGCGGGAGAACGGACCCGACGTGTTCGTGCACCACTCGGCGATTCAGGCCGATGGGTTCCGCACGCTCGCCGAAGGCGAGCAGGTGGAGTTCGAGCTGGTGAAGGGCCCGAAGGGCTTCCAGGCCTCCAACGTGCGCCGGGTCTAA
- a CDS encoding ATP-sensitive inward rectifier potassium channel 10, which produces MRRPKPKRVAPPSWQRPLFKIRVMGQRFAPHADLYYFILTRPWPVFILLVALGFVAMNALFALAYTAQPGSIANLKENSVEEAFYFSVQTMATIGYGGMLPATRYGHLLVTVEALFGAIGFAVVTGMTFAKFARPSARVLFSRCAVVGLRDGVPHLMFRMANWRHNQVVEAQLRVLVLVSETTAEGEAMRRQLDLSLVRDRTPLFSLTWTAMHRIEEGSLFHGEHAVERLRAAHAEVILSLTGLDESIGQTIHARHRYDVDEIVWGARFRDVLTVLPDGTREIDCRNFHEVLPLEPPQGSAPETS; this is translated from the coding sequence ATGCGTCGCCCGAAGCCCAAGCGCGTCGCGCCCCCGTCCTGGCAGCGCCCGCTCTTCAAGATCCGCGTGATGGGCCAGCGTTTCGCCCCGCACGCCGACCTCTACTACTTTATCCTGACGCGCCCCTGGCCGGTCTTCATCCTGCTCGTGGCGCTCGGCTTCGTCGCCATGAACGCGCTCTTCGCGCTGGCCTACACCGCGCAGCCGGGCTCCATCGCCAACCTGAAGGAGAACTCCGTCGAGGAGGCCTTCTACTTCAGCGTGCAGACCATGGCCACCATCGGCTACGGCGGCATGCTCCCGGCCACCCGCTATGGCCACCTGCTCGTGACCGTCGAGGCGCTCTTCGGCGCTATCGGTTTCGCCGTCGTGACGGGGATGACCTTCGCCAAGTTCGCCCGCCCCTCGGCGCGGGTGCTCTTCTCGAGGTGCGCCGTGGTCGGCCTGCGCGACGGGGTGCCCCACCTCATGTTCCGCATGGCCAACTGGCGCCACAACCAGGTGGTGGAGGCGCAGCTCCGCGTGCTGGTGCTGGTCAGCGAGACCACCGCGGAAGGTGAGGCCATGCGCCGCCAGCTCGATCTGTCCCTGGTGAGGGATCGCACCCCGCTCTTCTCGCTCACCTGGACGGCGATGCACCGTATCGAGGAGGGTAGCCTCTTTCACGGCGAGCACGCCGTCGAGCGCCTGCGGGCCGCGCACGCCGAGGTGATCCTCTCGCTCACGGGTCTCGACGAGAGCATCGGGCAGACGATCCACGCCCGCCACCGCTACGACGTGGACGAGATCGTCTGGGGCGCGCGGTTTCGCGACGTACTGACGGTGCTTCCCGACGGCACCCGGGAGATCGACTGCCGCAACTTCCACGAGGTGCTGCCCCTCGAGCCGCCGCAGGGCTCCGCGCCGGAGACCTCGTAG
- a CDS encoding alanine racemase — translation MGTTARLDDCLSTRDGHLYVEECDTVALVERFGSPLFVISEDQLRRNVRRFRDAFQQGWPDGPVKVMPAAKANWVTAAQRVLADEGCGCDVYSPGELSVALAAGFEPRFISVNGVPKEPAQIRRAVQHGARITIDSVEELDHIAAAASELGTVARVRLRLKPALSGFIEPSQFVPEGLVPTDIVALAYKGGLSFDEAKDLGLRIRALTNVELVGFHQHHGRHVRGLAYWEEQMRAYARELGRICRALGGYQPEEIDIGGGFAIPRDPHNAATDYTAPLQLGFIHLLSKGLSLLGPERRYGVLARIIDTLSAKPNAVAAPSIEAYAETCTRTLREELPKHGIRTQGLMLQLEPGRSIHGDAGVHLATVRGIKRMRSPIRWNLVALDTTEFWMTGGRYEHHLHDYRIANKTDLAYVDRVDVVGRSCYGDRLMPTMAVPGLEVGDLFAFLDAGAYQEVSASNFNALPRPAAVLVRGSEAFVVRTRETEADVFRRDQVPDHLQRRDAPSSRPTGADTSRRSSARS, via the coding sequence ATGGGCACGACGGCGCGGCTCGACGACTGCCTCTCGACGCGTGACGGGCATCTGTACGTGGAGGAGTGCGACACCGTCGCCCTCGTGGAGCGTTTCGGCTCGCCCCTCTTCGTGATCTCCGAGGATCAGCTCCGGCGCAACGTGCGGCGCTTTCGCGACGCCTTTCAGCAGGGCTGGCCAGACGGGCCGGTGAAGGTCATGCCGGCCGCCAAGGCCAACTGGGTCACCGCGGCGCAGCGCGTGCTCGCCGACGAGGGGTGCGGCTGCGACGTCTACTCGCCGGGGGAGCTGTCGGTGGCGCTGGCCGCCGGCTTCGAACCGCGCTTCATCTCCGTGAACGGCGTGCCCAAGGAGCCGGCGCAGATCCGGCGCGCGGTTCAGCACGGCGCGCGGATCACCATCGACAGCGTCGAGGAGCTGGACCACATCGCGGCAGCGGCGTCGGAGCTCGGCACCGTGGCGCGCGTCCGCCTGCGCCTCAAGCCGGCGCTCTCCGGCTTCATCGAGCCGAGCCAGTTCGTGCCCGAGGGCCTCGTGCCGACGGACATCGTGGCCCTGGCCTACAAAGGAGGGCTCTCCTTCGACGAGGCGAAGGACCTGGGGCTCCGCATCCGCGCGCTCACGAACGTGGAGCTCGTGGGGTTTCATCAGCACCATGGCCGGCACGTGCGGGGCCTCGCCTATTGGGAGGAGCAGATGCGGGCCTACGCGCGGGAGCTCGGTCGCATCTGCCGGGCTCTCGGCGGCTACCAGCCCGAGGAGATCGACATCGGCGGTGGCTTCGCGATTCCGCGGGACCCGCACAACGCGGCCACGGACTACACCGCGCCGCTCCAGCTCGGGTTCATCCACCTGCTCTCGAAGGGGCTCTCCCTCCTCGGACCCGAGCGGCGCTACGGGGTCCTGGCCCGGATCATCGACACGCTCTCGGCCAAGCCCAACGCCGTCGCCGCGCCGAGCATCGAGGCCTACGCCGAGACCTGCACGCGCACGCTGCGCGAGGAGCTACCGAAGCACGGGATCCGCACCCAGGGCCTGATGCTGCAGCTCGAGCCCGGCCGCTCGATCCACGGGGACGCGGGCGTTCACCTGGCCACGGTGCGGGGGATCAAGCGCATGCGTTCGCCGATCCGCTGGAACCTCGTCGCCCTCGACACGACGGAGTTCTGGATGACGGGCGGGCGGTACGAGCACCACCTGCACGACTACCGCATCGCCAACAAGACCGACCTGGCCTACGTGGACCGCGTGGACGTGGTGGGTCGGAGCTGCTACGGCGACCGGCTGATGCCCACCATGGCCGTGCCGGGCCTGGAGGTGGGGGACCTCTTCGCGTTCCTCGACGCGGGGGCCTACCAGGAGGTCTCGGCGAGCAACTTCAACGCGCTGCCGCGGCCGGCGGCGGTGCTCGTGCGCGGCTCCGAGGCCTTCGTGGTCCGGACGCGCGAAACCGAGGCGGACGTGTTCCGGCGCGATCAGGTGCCGGACCACCTGCAGAGGCGTGACGCGCCGTCTTCGCGGCCGACCGGAGCCGACACCTCTCGGCGCTCCTCCGCCCGCAGCTGA
- a CDS encoding enoyl-CoA hydratase/isomerase family protein: MNTQELSFEVADGVGRLTLNRPEARNALTLEVIDGLRRAATQAAGDPAIRALLITGTDRAFCAGADVKRMMTPEVLVGRTPREAALDTTDVLHRMVTALYRLPKPVICAVNGAAAGAGLALAMIGDVVWASASATFRAAYTAIGLSPDGGSTFLLPRVVGPRLAAELMLTNRTLTAEDAHGIGLVSRVLPDGELLPAAEELARQLAGGATQAFAELKALLRATPRSDLETQLEDERQAVARAVGTADFAEGVMAFIQKRPPNFSGR; this comes from the coding sequence ATGAACACGCAGGAGCTGTCGTTCGAGGTCGCGGACGGCGTGGGGCGCTTGACGCTCAACCGACCGGAGGCGCGCAACGCGCTCACGCTCGAGGTTATCGACGGGCTGCGCCGCGCGGCGACCCAGGCGGCCGGTGACCCTGCTATCCGTGCGCTGCTGATCACCGGCACGGACCGCGCCTTCTGCGCCGGCGCCGACGTGAAGCGCATGATGACGCCCGAGGTGCTCGTGGGCCGGACTCCGCGGGAGGCGGCGCTCGACACGACCGACGTGCTTCACCGGATGGTCACCGCGCTCTATCGGCTCCCGAAGCCGGTCATCTGCGCGGTCAACGGGGCCGCCGCGGGAGCGGGACTGGCGCTCGCGATGATCGGGGACGTGGTGTGGGCCTCGGCCTCGGCCACCTTCCGCGCCGCGTACACGGCCATCGGCCTCTCCCCCGACGGAGGCAGTACATTCCTGCTCCCGCGGGTGGTGGGGCCGCGTCTCGCCGCGGAGCTCATGCTGACGAATCGCACGCTCACCGCCGAGGACGCGCACGGCATCGGCCTCGTCTCGCGGGTTCTGCCCGACGGCGAGCTCCTGCCGGCCGCGGAGGAGCTGGCGCGCCAGCTCGCGGGAGGCGCGACCCAGGCCTTCGCCGAGCTGAAGGCGCTCCTGCGCGCGACGCCGCGCAGCGACCTCGAGACTCAGCTCGAGGACGAGCGTCAGGCGGTGGCCCGGGCCGTGGGCACGGCGGACTTCGCCGAGGGGGTGATGGCCTTCATCCAGAAGAGGCCGCCGAACTTCTCCGGCAGGTGA